CGATGACCAAGCGAGTATAACGACTCGTCGGTCATCGCTCACGCGCCCGCGATCGCGCGGCCGGAAGCGTTGCGAGCTTCGTGAAACACGACCACTGTGAATGTTGTCTTGGAGGGGGCCAGACAGTATATCTGCGAACGGTGCAACGGATTGTCGCCGAGTCGGATCCCATCGCCTGATGACTGTCACGTCGAGCTTACGAGATAAAATGATGAACGTTTCGAGCCTTCCTCGCGTCCGGCTGGCGAATTTGCCAACCCCGCTTGAACCGCTACCCAGGCTGTCGGCGGAATTGGCCGGGCCCGCTCTCTACATCAAACGAGATGACGAAACCGGGCTGGCGACCGGCGGCAATAAAGCCCGTAAGCTGGAGTTTCTTGTCGCTGAAGCGATGGCGCAGGGCTGCGACGTTTTGGTGACCACGGGGGGACCTCAATCGAACCACGCTCGGCAAACGGCGGCGGCTGCCGCACGATTCGGCTTGAAGTGCGAATTGCTCTTGCCGCGGCTAGTCGCGGGACGCTCGCCAGCCTACGAATCGTCGGGCAATGTGTTGCTCGATCACTTGTTCGGAGCCGACGTCCGGTTGCTGGCCAAAGAGGATTTCAATCCCCCCACCTTCGAGGCGGCACTCGAGCGGTGGCGCGCGGCCGGTCACAAGCCTTTTTTCATTCCCATTGGCGGATCAACGCCGTTGGGAGCCGTCGGATACATGCTGGCTGTGCAGGAAATGTTGCAGCAGGTCGAGCAACTCGGAATCGAACCAACAGCGATCGTCGTCGCCAGTGGCAGCGGCGGAACTCACGCAGGCATTGTCGCGGGGTTGATTGCGGCCCAGCACCCGGCGCGCGTGATTGGAATCTCGGTTTCGGGAGCGGCTGTCGATCGGGAACCGCTCGTCGCGCGGCTGGCGCTCGAGGCCTTGGAACTTGTGGGGTATCGCCAATCCGATACCGCCACGGTCGCGGGACGAGTATGCATTCTCGACCAGTACGTGGGAACCGCCTATGGTCAGCCGACCGACGAAATGGTCGAGGCCGTGCGGGTGGTCGCCCGGCGCGAGGGGATCT
The Pirellulales bacterium DNA segment above includes these coding regions:
- a CDS encoding D-cysteine desulfhydrase family protein, with the translated sequence MMNVSSLPRVRLANLPTPLEPLPRLSAELAGPALYIKRDDETGLATGGNKARKLEFLVAEAMAQGCDVLVTTGGPQSNHARQTAAAAARFGLKCELLLPRLVAGRSPAYESSGNVLLDHLFGADVRLLAKEDFNPPTFEAALERWRAAGHKPFFIPIGGSTPLGAVGYMLAVQEMLQQVEQLGIEPTAIVVASGSGGTHAGIVAGLIAAQHPARVIGISVSGAAVDREPLVARLALEALELVGYRQSDTATVAGRVCILDQYVGTAYGQPTDEMVEAVRVVARREGILLDPVYTGKAMAGLIDLVRRGELTARDTVIFWHTGGSAALFAYPETFAETVS